A part of Desulfofundulus salinus genomic DNA contains:
- a CDS encoding N-6 DNA methylase — protein MAKKKSAAKNGNGDLGDTFTNDLHKDLRADFIITNPPFNVKEWGGERLREDKRWKFGSPSLESMRPFWRKV, from the coding sequence ATGGCGAAAAAGAAAAGCGCGGCGAAAAACGGCAACGGCGACTTAGGCGATACCTTTACCAACGATTTGCATAAGGACCTGCGCGCCGACTTCATCATCACCAATCCGCCCTTCAATGTGAAGGAGTGGGGCGGCGAGCGCCTGCGCGAGGACAAACGGTGGAAGTTCGGCTCGCCGTCACTAGAAAGTATGCGACCTTTTTGGAGGAAAGTTTGA
- the serS gene encoding serine--tRNA ligase encodes MLDLKFVRSNPEVVKEALEKRGAGLSLEPFLELERKRREKLVVVEQLKNKRNVVSEEIGRRKKAGEDAEEMVQEMRQVSARIKELDEEIRDLEEQIQVTLLNIPNIPHESVPVGKDAADNVEVRRWGEPRKFDFSPRAHWELGEALDIIDFERGAKVAGARFSFYKGAGARLERAVINFMLDLHTREHGYMEVFPPFIVNGDSMIGTGQLPKFAEDMFKLEGKNFYLIPTAEVPVTNLYREEILPGERLPIYHCAYSACFRAEAGAAGRDTRGLIRQHQFNKVELVKFTRPEDSYAELEKLTADAERVLQLLGLPYRVVCLCTGDLGFAAAKTYDLEVWLPSYQDYKEISSCSNFEDFQARRANIRFKDGRGKPRFVHTLNGSGLAVGRTVAAILENYQQSDGSVVIPEVLVPYMGGVTRITPP; translated from the coding sequence ATGCTGGATTTAAAATTTGTGCGGAGCAACCCGGAAGTGGTTAAAGAGGCGCTGGAAAAGCGCGGTGCCGGTTTGAGTCTGGAGCCTTTTCTGGAGCTGGAGCGAAAGCGCCGGGAAAAGCTGGTAGTAGTCGAGCAGCTGAAAAACAAGCGCAATGTGGTCTCCGAGGAAATCGGCCGGCGCAAAAAAGCCGGGGAAGATGCGGAGGAAATGGTGCAGGAAATGCGCCAGGTATCCGCGCGTATTAAAGAGCTGGACGAGGAAATCCGGGACCTGGAGGAACAGATTCAGGTTACGTTACTGAATATCCCCAATATCCCCCACGAGAGCGTGCCGGTGGGCAAGGATGCGGCGGACAACGTGGAAGTGCGTCGCTGGGGTGAACCCCGGAAGTTTGACTTTTCCCCCAGGGCCCACTGGGAACTGGGGGAGGCCCTGGACATCATTGATTTTGAACGGGGGGCTAAAGTAGCCGGCGCCCGCTTTTCCTTCTACAAAGGGGCCGGTGCCCGGCTCGAGCGGGCGGTCATCAACTTCATGCTGGACCTGCATACCAGGGAGCACGGTTACATGGAGGTCTTTCCGCCCTTCATCGTAAACGGGGACAGCATGATTGGTACGGGCCAGCTGCCCAAGTTTGCCGAAGACATGTTCAAGCTGGAGGGAAAAAACTTTTACCTGATCCCCACCGCCGAAGTGCCGGTAACCAACCTTTACCGGGAGGAAATTCTGCCCGGGGAGCGCCTGCCCATTTATCACTGCGCCTACAGCGCCTGTTTCCGGGCTGAGGCCGGGGCGGCGGGCCGGGACACCCGGGGTTTGATCCGGCAGCACCAGTTCAACAAGGTGGAACTGGTGAAATTTACCCGCCCGGAAGATTCCTACGCGGAGCTGGAGAAACTTACCGCCGACGCCGAGCGGGTGCTGCAGCTTTTGGGTCTGCCTTACCGGGTGGTCTGCCTGTGCACCGGCGACCTGGGCTTTGCGGCGGCCAAGACGTACGACCTGGAGGTGTGGCTGCCCAGCTACCAGGATTATAAGGAGATTTCTTCCTGCAGCAACTTTGAGGACTTCCAGGCCCGGCGGGCCAATATCCGGTTCAAGGATGGGCGGGGCAAGCCCCGGTTCGTGCACACTTTAAACGGCTCGGGCCTGGCGGTGGGCCGGACGGTGGCCGCCATCCTGGAAAATTACCAGCAGTCCGACGGCAGTGTGGTCATTCCGGAAGTGCTGGTGCCCTACATGGGCGGAGTCACCAGGATTACGCCCCCATAA
- a CDS encoding histidine phosphatase family protein gives MKETFIILARHGATEWNRISRYQGRLDAPLSQEGLEQSRALAMALAALPIKAVYTSPLSRARICAEMVAAQHDLAVTPLPGLIEICHGEWEGLLLSEVEVRYADLIRQWRTFPYTVRMPKGESLAEVEERSWAALEFMAAAHPGEISLAVTHDTPIRTILRRILNLDQAVFWQIKLDNTGINVLGCRQGRWRVIVVNDTCHLGGWLKAGEQLAL, from the coding sequence TTGAAGGAAACCTTTATTATCCTGGCCAGACATGGGGCAACGGAATGGAACCGCATTTCCCGCTACCAGGGTCGCCTGGATGCCCCTTTAAGCCAGGAAGGCCTGGAACAATCCCGGGCCCTGGCAATGGCCCTGGCGGCGCTGCCCATCAAGGCGGTTTATACCAGCCCCCTTTCCCGGGCCCGGATCTGTGCCGAAATGGTGGCCGCGCAGCACGACCTGGCGGTAACTCCTTTGCCCGGTCTCATTGAGATTTGCCATGGCGAGTGGGAAGGTTTGTTGCTTTCCGAGGTGGAGGTGCGCTACGCCGATTTAATCAGGCAGTGGCGCACCTTTCCCTACACGGTGCGGATGCCTAAAGGCGAATCCCTGGCCGAGGTGGAGGAGCGGTCCTGGGCGGCACTGGAGTTCATGGCCGCGGCGCATCCCGGGGAGATCAGCCTGGCCGTGACTCACGACACGCCCATCCGCACCATCCTGCGGCGCATCCTCAACCTGGACCAGGCGGTCTTCTGGCAGATTAAACTGGACAATACGGGCATCAATGTCCTTGGCTGCCGGCAGGGCCGCTGGCGGGTGATTGTCGTTAACGACACCTGCCACCTGGGAGGGTGGCTGAAGGCCGGGGAACAGCTGGCTTTATAA
- the serA gene encoding phosphoglycerate dehydrogenase: MYKVLVMDGVAEEGLAPLRREEDIEVVIGRKMTEDELVEVIPEYDALIVRSATRVTRRVIEAGVNLQVIGRAGVGVDNIDLEAATTRGILVVNAPDGNTIAATEHTIAMMLALARNIPQAVARLKEGVWDKKAFLGVELRDKTLGIIGLGRIGSAVAKRAQALEMNVIAYDPYITEEKASTLAVELVSLEELFRRSDFITVHLPKTRESYHMIDERALAMMKDGVRIINCARGGIIDEDALYQAMLSGKVAGAALDVFEKEPCTDSPLFSLPNFIATPHLGASTREAQLHVALDVAEEIVAALRGKLVKNTVNIPSINPQVLSAVRPYLGLAEKLGKLQAQLVTGRIRKIEVIYSGELAKQEVSPITTAVVKGLLDPILQQTVNFVNAPVLARNRGIQVFQAVDGEAEGYSSLITVKVYSDKVEKSVAGTLFGKEDPRIVMVDGYRIDVIPSGYLLYVPHIDKPRIIGPVGLLIGEHNINIAAMQVGRKQIGGRAVMMLSVDAPVPEETLAEIAKVDGVLDVKMVHL; encoded by the coding sequence GTGTATAAAGTACTGGTTATGGACGGCGTGGCAGAGGAAGGGCTGGCGCCGCTGCGCCGGGAAGAAGATATAGAAGTGGTTATTGGTCGCAAAATGACTGAGGATGAGCTGGTTGAGGTTATTCCCGAATATGACGCCTTGATCGTGCGCAGCGCCACCAGGGTGACCCGCCGGGTCATCGAAGCCGGCGTAAATCTCCAGGTTATCGGCCGTGCGGGCGTAGGGGTGGATAATATTGACCTGGAGGCCGCCACCACCCGGGGTATCCTGGTGGTCAACGCTCCCGATGGCAATACCATTGCCGCCACCGAGCATACCATTGCCATGATGCTGGCCCTGGCCCGCAATATTCCCCAGGCCGTGGCCAGGCTGAAGGAAGGGGTCTGGGACAAGAAGGCCTTTTTGGGTGTAGAACTGCGGGATAAGACCCTGGGCATCATCGGCCTGGGAAGGATTGGCTCGGCGGTGGCCAAAAGGGCCCAGGCCCTGGAAATGAACGTCATAGCCTACGACCCTTATATCACCGAGGAAAAGGCTTCCACCCTGGCCGTGGAGCTGGTCTCCCTGGAAGAGCTGTTCCGGCGCTCCGATTTTATTACCGTGCACCTGCCCAAGACCAGGGAATCCTACCACATGATTGATGAGCGGGCTCTTGCCATGATGAAGGACGGGGTGCGGATCATTAACTGCGCCCGGGGCGGGATCATCGACGAGGACGCCCTGTACCAGGCCATGCTTTCCGGCAAAGTGGCCGGGGCGGCACTGGATGTTTTTGAAAAGGAACCCTGTACCGATAGCCCCCTGTTTTCCCTGCCAAACTTCATCGCCACCCCGCACCTGGGAGCATCTACCCGGGAGGCGCAGCTGCACGTGGCCCTGGATGTGGCCGAGGAGATTGTGGCCGCCCTGCGGGGGAAACTGGTGAAAAACACGGTCAACATTCCTTCCATCAACCCGCAGGTGCTTTCGGCCGTACGTCCCTACCTGGGTCTCGCAGAAAAACTGGGCAAACTGCAGGCCCAGCTGGTGACCGGGCGCATCCGCAAGATAGAGGTGATTTACAGCGGGGAGCTGGCCAAACAGGAAGTAAGCCCCATTACCACCGCCGTGGTCAAAGGGCTTCTTGATCCCATCCTGCAGCAAACCGTGAACTTTGTAAATGCCCCCGTCCTGGCCAGGAACCGCGGCATCCAGGTTTTCCAGGCGGTAGACGGGGAGGCGGAAGGCTATTCGAGCCTGATCACCGTGAAGGTTTACTCGGATAAAGTGGAAAAAAGCGTGGCCGGTACGCTTTTTGGCAAGGAAGACCCGCGTATTGTAATGGTAGACGGCTACCGGATTGACGTCATTCCCAGCGGCTACCTTCTTTATGTGCCCCACATCGACAAGCCCCGCATCATCGGTCCCGTGGGGCTGCTTATCGGCGAGCACAACATCAACATTGCCGCCATGCAGGTGGGGCGCAAACAGATCGGCGGCCGGGCGGTAATGATGCTTTCGGTGGATGCACCCGTGCCCGAAGAAACCCTGGCCGAGATTGCCAAGGTTGACGGTGTGCTGGATGTAAAAATGGTGCACCTGTAA
- a CDS encoding pyridoxal-phosphate-dependent aminotransferase family protein yields MQEKQYLMIPGPTPVPPSVVAAMSRPMIGHRSEDFAALHRRIQEKIRQVFQTSQEVFILTNSGTGGLETAVANVISPGDRVLALVTGNFGERFANIARAYGAEVDEVNFGWGNPVGLSVVREKLARNPGYKAVLATQNETSTGVLNDIAGIGALVAETPALLLVDGVSGVGGIEIKMDEWHVDILVTASQKAMMLPPGLAMIGVSPKAWAVIEENRSPRFYFSLPAAKKALAKWNTAYTPNVALFFGLDAALDMMLAEGLENVYRRHLLLAKATRAAVKALGLSLLAADHCASPTVTAVHSPGGIAADDLRKVLREEFGITFAGGQGILKGKIFRIAHMGYAGKMDVLTAISGLEMALARLGYPVELGKGVRAAQEVFLGRDV; encoded by the coding sequence ATGCAGGAAAAGCAATACCTGATGATTCCTGGTCCGACACCAGTACCGCCGTCAGTGGTCGCGGCCATGTCCCGCCCCATGATTGGTCACCGCAGTGAAGACTTTGCCGCGCTGCACCGGCGCATCCAGGAGAAAATCCGGCAGGTATTTCAGACCTCCCAGGAAGTTTTCATCCTGACCAATTCCGGTACGGGGGGTCTGGAAACGGCCGTTGCCAACGTGATTTCCCCCGGAGACCGGGTTCTGGCTTTAGTTACCGGCAACTTTGGGGAAAGGTTCGCCAATATCGCCAGGGCCTACGGGGCCGAAGTGGATGAAGTGAATTTCGGCTGGGGCAACCCTGTAGGCCTCTCGGTAGTCAGGGAAAAGCTGGCCCGGAACCCCGGCTATAAGGCCGTCCTGGCGACTCAAAACGAAACTTCCACCGGGGTGCTCAATGACATTGCCGGTATCGGCGCCCTGGTGGCCGAAACACCGGCCCTGTTGCTGGTGGACGGGGTCAGCGGCGTGGGCGGCATCGAAATCAAGATGGACGAATGGCATGTGGATATTCTGGTTACCGCGTCCCAAAAGGCCATGATGCTGCCCCCCGGCCTGGCCATGATTGGAGTAAGCCCCAAGGCCTGGGCAGTGATTGAAGAGAACCGTTCGCCGCGCTTTTACTTCAGCCTTCCGGCGGCCAAAAAAGCCCTGGCCAAGTGGAATACGGCCTACACACCCAACGTGGCCCTGTTCTTCGGGCTGGACGCGGCCCTGGACATGATGCTGGCCGAGGGGCTGGAAAATGTTTACCGCCGCCATCTCTTGCTGGCCAAAGCTACCCGGGCGGCCGTCAAGGCACTGGGGCTGTCGCTCCTGGCGGCGGATCACTGCGCATCTCCCACGGTGACCGCCGTGCACAGCCCCGGGGGAATTGCAGCCGACGACCTGCGCAAGGTCCTCAGGGAGGAGTTTGGCATCACCTTTGCCGGGGGACAGGGGATTCTCAAAGGGAAGATCTTCCGCATTGCCCATATGGGTTACGCCGGCAAAATGGACGTGCTCACTGCCATCAGCGGACTAGAAATGGCCCTGGCCCGGCTGGGTTACCCGGTGGAACTGGGCAAGGGCGTGCGGGCGGCGCAGGAAGTCTTTCTGGGGAGGGATGTTTAG
- the pdxT gene encoding pyridoxal 5'-phosphate synthase glutaminase subunit PdxT, which produces MLIGVLALQGAFREHQEMLAALGVESRQVRKPEQLEGINGLIIPGGESTTMGKLLQDYNLFEPIRQKALQGMPVFGTCAGLILLAREIVGSAQPRLGLMDMVVERNAFGRQVESFEVDLDVPVLGEKPLRAVFIRAPYIVSVGPGIEVLARYGDKIVLARQGRFLACAFHPELTDDTRLHRLFLEQC; this is translated from the coding sequence ATGTTAATCGGAGTACTGGCCCTGCAAGGAGCCTTCCGGGAACACCAGGAAATGCTTGCCGCCCTGGGGGTGGAGTCCCGCCAGGTGCGTAAACCGGAGCAACTGGAAGGTATCAATGGCTTGATCATCCCCGGTGGCGAAAGCACCACCATGGGAAAACTGCTTCAGGATTATAACCTTTTTGAACCAATCCGCCAAAAAGCCCTGCAGGGAATGCCTGTTTTTGGCACCTGCGCCGGCCTTATTTTGCTGGCCCGGGAGATTGTGGGTTCCGCCCAGCCCCGGCTGGGGTTGATGGATATGGTGGTGGAAAGAAATGCCTTTGGCCGGCAGGTGGAAAGCTTTGAGGTGGACCTGGATGTACCTGTCCTGGGGGAAAAGCCCCTGCGGGCGGTTTTTATCCGCGCCCCCTATATTGTGTCGGTGGGTCCGGGGATAGAAGTCCTGGCGCGGTACGGCGATAAAATTGTGCTTGCCCGGCAGGGCCGCTTTCTGGCCTGTGCTTTTCACCCGGAACTGACCGACGATACCCGCCTGCACCGTTTATTCCTGGAGCAATGTTAA